The Thiomicrorhabdus lithotrophica DNA segment GCAACTTACTCTGCTCATGCTCATTGTTGGGCCTGTAGTAGCTTTTATTATTGATAAAGCCAGTAAGTTAATGCGCAATTCCAGTAAAGCCATGCAAAAGAACATGGGGCAATTGACTGAACGCTTAGAGGAAAGTTTAACCGCTCATCAAGACATCAAAATTTATGGCGCTGAGCAATATGAGCAAAAGCGTTTTCAAGACACCGCAACGGAACTGCTTACCAATTCCATGCAAGTCACTAAGGTATCCGCCCTTAATGTGCCTTTAGTTCAAGTTTTGGCCGCGATCGCTTTAGCGGGTGTGGTTTACGTAGCAATGCAAATGTCAGCTCAAAACCTTTTTACTCCTGGTGAGCTTTTAGCCTATATCACAGCCATGGCGTTGACCTTTGAACCCATCCGCAGATTAACTAGCATTAATGAAACCGTGCAAAAAGGCATGGCTGCTGCGGAGAGTATCTTTGAACTTTTAGACCAACCCAATGAAACCAACACAGGCGGTAAAACACTTGATTCGATTGGTGGTGAACTTGTCTTTCATGATATTTCCTTTTACTATCCAAATAGCCAACACCCTGCTTTAGAATCTTTTAGTTTAAAAATTCCAGCCGGGCAAACAACTGCGCTCGTTGGTCAATCTGGAAGTGGAAAATCCACTCTGGTAAACCTGATTACACGCTTTTACGATGCAAGTTCGGGACAAATTTTACTGGATGGTAAAGACATCTTGTCTTTAGAACGCGGTTTTTTAAGGGAGCAAATTGCCTTAGTCAGTCAAAAAGTCACTCTCTTTGATGATAGTGTTGCAGCTAACATTGCTTATGGGCATGAAGAACATGATAGACAAGCGATTATAGCCGCAGCCAAAGCTGCACATGCTTGGGAGTTTATTGAAAAACTTCCAGATGGCCTAGATACTCAAATTGGTGAAAACGGTAATTTACTATCTGGCGGACAGCGCCAACGTATTGCGATTGCACGAGCCTTTTTAAAGAATGCACCTATTCTTATTTTTGATGAGGCCACCTCTGCTCTAGACAATCAAAGTGAACAGATGATTCAACAGGCGATGGAAACGCTCAAACAAAACCGCACCGTGATTGTTATTGCCCATCGTTTAAGCACGATTGAGAATGCCAATAATATCGTTGTTATGCAACAAGGAAAATTGGTTGAACAAGGCAATCATTCATCACTACTGAAACAGAAAGGGGTTTACTCACAACTGTACAACCAAGGACAGGAGTTTAATGAATAAGTCCGCTAAAGTTAAAAACAAAACATTTCCTGAATTCCAAAACCAATTTTACCTACCCAAATTCTGGGGCATTTGGCTTGGTGTAGGACTGCTTCGTCTGTTAGCTTTTGTACCGTTTTCTTGGAAATTTGGTCTTGGTAAATTCCTCGGAAAAACCCTTTATATTGTCTCGACGAAACGTCGCCGATTAGTTTTGGCCAACTTAGCACTATGCTTTCCTGAAAAAAACCAAAATGAACTGCATGAACTACTAAAACAGCACTTCGACTCTCTTGGTATTGCTTTAATGGAAATGACCATCGTTTGGTGGGGAGATCATAAAAAAAATCATGAAAATGCCTTTGAACGCAGTATCGTTAAATTTACTGGCGAACAAAACCTTAGACATGCTCAAGCTCAAGGTAATGGCGTACTCATTCTTGCACCACACTTTACGACTTTAGAGTTAACAGGCCTGTTTGTTTCTTTTTTAACCAACTACCATGCTGTATATCGCCCTCATGACAATCCGTTAATGGACTACATTATCGCCAAAGGGCGCTCAATTCAATTTAGCAATGGAGAACATGTTGAACCTGTTTCTAATGCCAATACTCGCCTAATGCTTAAAGTTTTGCGCGCAGGCAAAAGCATGACCTTCTTGCCCGACCAACGCTACCGTTCAAAAGGACATGTTACAGTACCTTTTTTTGGAGTGATGTCTAAAAGTAATCCTGCCACCTCAAAAATCAGCAAGATGACCGGCTGTGCTGTAGTACCAACTTTTACTCGCCGTTTAGAAAACCATCAATACGAAGTTGAATTTTTACCTGCTTTAGACAATTTCCCCTCTGGCGATGACTATCAAGACACATTAAGACTTCATCAGCTCTATGAAGCAGAAATTCGGCGCAACCCAAGCCAGTACCTGTGGGTACATAATCGTTGGAATTTAAAAGAGTATTAACTTTTAAGTTTTCAAGCTATTACATTCTTAATACTACCAGGCCTGGTAAACCGCAGAATGCATTCAACAAAGGTAATAATCAACATAATAAAAAAGCCGTAATTGTTATATGACAATTACGGCTTCTCTTTTTAAAACTGACCTCTCCTCTCAAAGAGCTTATAAATACCTGGTTAGTTAAACCTTT contains these protein-coding regions:
- the msbA gene encoding lipid A export permease/ATP-binding protein MsbA, which gives rise to MFDRQTLSLYKRLLSYILPFKGLIAITLIALLTIAAMEPAIAMVLKELVDESLIAKNPDSFVMMPLLLASVFIVKGVAEYFSKVFSQWIAQKAVLAIRADMYHKMQHLPFGVFQSYGTGKLMSKITYDVPQASSALSNAWVILIRDSLTILALIAYLLYISWQLTLLMLIVGPVVAFIIDKASKLMRNSSKAMQKNMGQLTERLEESLTAHQDIKIYGAEQYEQKRFQDTATELLTNSMQVTKVSALNVPLVQVLAAIALAGVVYVAMQMSAQNLFTPGELLAYITAMALTFEPIRRLTSINETVQKGMAAAESIFELLDQPNETNTGGKTLDSIGGELVFHDISFYYPNSQHPALESFSLKIPAGQTTALVGQSGSGKSTLVNLITRFYDASSGQILLDGKDILSLERGFLREQIALVSQKVTLFDDSVAANIAYGHEEHDRQAIIAAAKAAHAWEFIEKLPDGLDTQIGENGNLLSGGQRQRIAIARAFLKNAPILIFDEATSALDNQSEQMIQQAMETLKQNRTVIVIAHRLSTIENANNIVVMQQGKLVEQGNHSSLLKQKGVYSQLYNQGQEFNE
- a CDS encoding lysophospholipid acyltransferase family protein, translating into MNKSAKVKNKTFPEFQNQFYLPKFWGIWLGVGLLRLLAFVPFSWKFGLGKFLGKTLYIVSTKRRRLVLANLALCFPEKNQNELHELLKQHFDSLGIALMEMTIVWWGDHKKNHENAFERSIVKFTGEQNLRHAQAQGNGVLILAPHFTTLELTGLFVSFLTNYHAVYRPHDNPLMDYIIAKGRSIQFSNGEHVEPVSNANTRLMLKVLRAGKSMTFLPDQRYRSKGHVTVPFFGVMSKSNPATSKISKMTGCAVVPTFTRRLENHQYEVEFLPALDNFPSGDDYQDTLRLHQLYEAEIRRNPSQYLWVHNRWNLKEY